TACAAACTTatgataaatgaaaatatttatgagtCAGAAATTGACAGAGTAAGATTAGTATAAACTATTAAGAGTAAGCCTTTGCTGTAAGAGTAAGCAAATATAATATTTAACTCTCTAAAGcctcagtttttaaaaagtcctaGTAAAGTAATATCTGGACAGATTGTAACATGGATGCAGAAGTATATATAAGTCTTTGAGAGTCTGAAGAAGTGATATTTCCAGAGAGaggtaagcatttttttttcaattacacaatgTTAGTCTAACTTTATTCCCTCCAGGGAATGGGGGCATGTACATACTGTGTCATGATTATGGTGTAATGGGTTTTAAATTTAGTATTATGTTTTAGCATTTAGAATCAGGTAACGAATTCAGAATATTCAGATGCTGCCTACTCGCTAGAGATTTCTCTAAGATCTTTCTAGTTTGGCATCTGAAGAGTCAAAAAAGCAACTTTATCTGTAAATATACAAAACTGCCTCCTTGACTTCCATCCactagaaggaggaaggaggaaaagcttgagaaagagacagagtcaCGGAGAGCAAcatggaaagacagaaagacagagatagaacaGAGTCAGAGATACAGATTAACACAGAGTcaaagaccaagagaaaggatacagagacagacagagagagagaggaggaggatggGAACCTATCTgagaagagagacaggaaaaTGTAAGACTTGGAGGATCAGTTGTTTGGGAATCTTTCATGACTAAATTAAATGCTTTAAGATTCTGTGAGAAATGCATTCTGTTTATTTAGTTGGTTAGTCTTCTAATAGTTAATGCCCTCATTGTTCTGTTTTTGCAATATCATTCACTCATAGGctgaatttttcctatttttttttttacaaattacatgtagatacaatttcaataattattttctgctAATCTGAAATTCATGTTGTCTCTAGCCCTCCCACTCATTTCCCTTCTCTCAGATgggtaggtaatatgataaaggttGTCTATGTGTTATCATGTGATGCATATCTCCAAGTTCATCATGTAGTAAAAGGAGACAGATATTGCTTAGAAAAATTGATGAAGGATATAAGTTGAAGAATGATATATTTAattttgcattcagactctaacAGTTTTTTTTCTGTGGTGATGACTTTTGCATCATGATTTCaatggagttgtcttggatccttgcattgctgataatagttaaattattcacagttAGTCACCATACATTATCAAAAAAAGGACCTAAACCTTATATTTCCaaaaattataatggaaaaacACCCAGATGCCTTAAGAACTGAGggcaaaaatgaaattgaaagattCTACCAATCACATTTTGAAACATCAAGGGAGTTGATCTAGTccagtcatttaaaaaaacaattgggAATTAGGCCTGAAAAACTTTAACACTATGCATGCTAGATCTAtattccaaaaagatcaaagaaaagggcaAATAAAGACCTATTTACATAGAAATATTGATTGAAGATCTTTTTTATGTTGgcaaagattttgaaattaagggGGGTGCCCATAAATTATATAATAGTTAAACaattgttttatatgattatgaaagaatactattgtgcaataagaaataagtggaattgtttcagaaaaaaggaagacaaatatgaactgatgaaggAGTACATTTTACACAGCAAGATGTAAGCATGGTCTAATGATAGATTTAGTAATTCTCTCCAAGACAATGATATAAGAACATTCGAAAGATATCATGATGGAAGATTaaccacctccagaaaaaaaactgaattctGAATTCAGATTAAAGGatcctttttacttttttcttctataaattgctaatatggaaatatgctttgtatgacttcacatgtataattgacatCAAAGTGTTAGCCTCCTCAAGAAGGGtatggaggaagggacagaatttggaactcaaaataagtaagaaattaaataagtacataattttatgtgtaattgcaaaatatttagtgaaatacaaatacttaaatgaaaaagaatgtcaAAGGGACCTGTGGATTTAATTTTTCTTGGATTCTGTGTGGCCATTAATACTTCTGCTATggagtaaattttttttctcactgtTCACAGTATAAATGCTTAgctaatacatatttccaaaaaCTAATTAAATATGGATGAATAAACTATTTCATTGGATAATCATTACAGAAAATACATCAGTTTAAGATTTTTATtactaatattaaaaatgtttgatCAAATACTGAATATTATCCTGTGAACactaagaaggaaaataattatgcTTTAGGCAGTCAACCTTACATTGtgaatgaggattaaatgattcCTTTAGaggtattattatatatatttagccACACATAAATAGATCTATCCACCTATATActaatatatctatctatctattggtaTACGTATTTATCCAATAATTTATTATCTATCATCTGCTCATCAGGGGTAAGCAAGATTCAATTTGAACTGGCTAATAAGACCAAACTACTGAAATTTTAATGTAAGTCCTCATACAACCACAATTGGCAAACACTaccaaattaaaatgtcattttttgttttgtcagttttttagacttaaaaaagtgatagagaaaataataatacatacttcattttaaattatattttgcatTTCCAAAGGACCAACTGAACATTTGCCAGCctgttctgtttctgtctctttatctctgcaCATCTCTGcctctttataaatatataaatatacacatatacacgtATGTATACCCACAcaggtatgtatatatgtgtatacctaCAGAGACATTATAGTAAAACATATGGataatataaaacatatgcatatataaatataaaatcatttttattacatttactttttttttcaggaaatctCATCCATTCCAGTGATGAATGTAGATATCTcctatacaaaataattttgaaatatgtcTTTCCTTAATTGATCAATTATTTTTCACCATAGGTACATCAAATTCTTTAGGATATTTATATAGATTCACCAAATCACTAGAATATCAACTAAATATATATTCTGaaagttcattattttttggTTCATCATTACACAGTTATTTTGATTATCAGAAATTAATGTATTATTGTGAAAAAtggaaccttttttcttttctactcctttttaaaatctttaccttttgacTTCAAATTAATAGAGTACATTGACTCCAAGGCATTAGTGTGGTAAGGACTAGTCAATGAGGATTAAgaaacttgtccagagtcataatgctagaaaatgtctaagaccaaattgaacccaggacctcctaccttcaggcctggcactttatttGCTCAGCCCTCAAGGCCCCCCCCCAGAATAGAACTTTTTAAATAGTTATGTCATGTGCTAAAATTGATTTTGAAGATCATTACAGTTGATATGAGTTTTTAaggatattaattattaaatgttaTGAACAAAGgatttataaaatcaaaataaaatgaaactagttattattttgttattactaaaggaaggaaataaatattactGAGAGGCTTTTACATGTCAGAGCCTGTGCTgtatattttgcaaatattatctcatttgatccttataataccTTGAGAATTAGGTGGAatcattatcccaattttacaccTAAGAAAGCTAATGCATATATAGgttaactaactaaactatagtAACATAACTATTGCTATAAGAGATTTTCTAAATTGCTCCCTCTATCCCTTTAAGAGGTAGAAGAGCAGATAGATTTGGCAGTTTGAGTCAGTTACAGTTGGCAGTTAGGCATTCTTCTGTCTCTGGGTCCTCTATGAAGAGGAGCAACAGTTTCTGGGTCTCTCTCTGCGACTGGGATTTTTTGATTAACTGACAGTTATTGatagagaaaatgaatttaaagcCTTAAAAGCATTTGATTAGCTTAGGTACATAGGTATATAGTGGATAAATTCTTGGATATTCAGAGTTGGCAGGAGAAGCCAGCCCTTGCCCTAAAAGAAGACATTGTCCATGGTAACAGATAGTTTTAGAAGTATTTTAGAAATGTTTAGTTATGATTGGGATCGTAGGTATAGGTATAAGATAGTAGGAGATGTTatagagaaagaacattttgcAACAAACTGAGTAATACCACAGATTggtaccaacagataccataatctGTTCAGGTACTCCCCAATCGAAgggtattccctcattttccaatttttttaccaccacgAAGAGCACACCTATAAATAtccttgtacaagtattttttttccttattatttctttggggtacaaacccagcaatgctatggctgaatcaaagtgcaaccagtcttttaaaaccttttggacatagttccaaattgccttccagaatggttagatcagttcataaCTTCTCCAAtgcagcaatgcattagtgtcccaattttgccatatcacctcaaacatttttactttactttagtAAAGttctttaattataagagatttagaacatttcatcATGTgcttatagatagttttgatttcttcatctgaaaattacctgttcatgtcccttgcccatttacctaCTGGAGAATGatctgattttttgtacaattgatttagatccttatgaatttgagtaattagacatttgtcaaaagtttttattataaatatttttttccaatttgttccttccctgctaattttgattgtattgacTTTGCTTGtataaagcctttttaatttaatgtaatcaaaatgattcattttaaattttgtaatattctctatcttttccttggtcttaaaatctttcctttccaaaagatctgacaggtatgcaATATTCTGACAggtattctatgttcacttagttatagtttctttctttatatttaactcattcactcattttgaatttatcttggtgtaaggtttgagatgttgatctaaacctaatctctccaatacaATATTCCAATTTTGCACAGCAGCTTTTGTCATCATATCTGAAAATAgtaatagtttagtctcctctttgcctattttaataccttcaatttatttttctttgctaattGCTAGTcttagtgtttctactacaatattaATTAATAGAGGTGATATTGTGCATATTGTTTTCACTCCTTATGTTATTGGAATTGCTTCtaagttatccccattttagatgatgcttattgatggttttaaatatatattgcttattattttgaggaaagacccatCTATACCTAGacattctaatgttttcaatagaaatgtgtgttttattttgacaaaggctttttctgcttcaaCTGAGAAAATCATGTGACTTATGATGGCTTTCTTCTTGATATGATCACTTAtaaggatggttttcctaatactaaacCATGCTTGCATTCCTAATATAAATTCCATCTAATCCTAGTGAATAATCCTTGAGATCATTtactggagtgtttttgctagtattcctttaagattttcacatctatgttcattaggttTACTGGTCGAcagttttctttccttgtttttgttCTACCAGGCTtttgaatcaataccatatttgtgacaTGAATAGACTTTGTTAAGACTCTGAACattacttattttgtcaaatagtttgggggttatttgttctttaaatgactgatagaattcacttgtaaattcatgtaaccttgggaaTTTTTGCTTAGGAAATTCCTTGTTaacttgttcaattccttttctgagatgggattgtttaagaattctactttctcttttgttaatctaggcaatttatattttttttggtaaatgttcactcattttacctagattgtcatgttttttgccatatgattgggcaaCATAATTCtcaataattaccttaattttctcatcattCAAAGTGAGGTCACCACTTTCATCTTTGATAGTgttcatttgaatttcttctttctttttttattaaccattactttattttatttgatttttcaaggTACTACCTCCTAGTCctatttcaatatttcaagagttctttttctttcaattttgttaatttctcctttgatttttaggatttctgatttggtttttaatttgtggtttttattttgttctatttttttttgtaatttccaCACTTAATTCATCAACCTCTTCTCACTCTCATTTTTTGATATATGCAATAAGGAATATGAATATTTCCCTGAGTACTGATTTACTTGAATccaatagattttgatatgatgtttcCTCAGTGCTCTTCTCTTCAATGATatcattaattgtttttatgattcattccttaaccaaccaattttggagaataatatttaatttccaaatcatttttatttatatcttcatGTACCATTACTTATTATAATTCTtgaaatttatataattaatttaaatatttttccatgttttcatgattcatgttcattcTCTCCCCTCAAAACTCCCCTCTTCTGGAGgcaatgtgtaattccactgggttttacatgtatcaactaattattatttttattggattATGATATcaaaaaggttgcattcattacttctacttttttgcatttgttacaATTTTTGCTCTAGTaaatcaatctttgtgaatgtaccatatctTGCTAAAAGAAgatgtgttcctttttgtccctatttatttttctctatatatctattcacTCTAAAttttctcagatttcattcaAATCTCTTACTTCtaacatatttgtttttttttccttttatttatctagatCAGATAGAAGAAGGTTGagatctcctactagtataggTTACTGATCTATTTCCACCTTAAGTTCAAACAATTTCTCCTTTCTAAAtctgtattctattttatttgtggaatacatattgagtactgatatttcttcatcatctatattgcctttcctctctttcttttttactctgtTGTGGtgttcttgaattttgtatttggacatcaaattttccatttagttctattcttttctttatgaattctgggaaatcttctgttttgttaaatgctcTTACTTTTCCCCTGATAGTATAAAATCAGTTTTGAAGGGCAGGTGATTCTTGCCTGTAAaccaaattctcttgccttcctgaatataaTATTACAAGACTTTTAGGCCTTAATTTgaaggctgccagatcctgtgtaattccTATTGGGTcatcttgatatctgaattgtctctttctggttgCTTCTAATACTTTCTACTTTGCCTGGAAACTCTAATATGTgacaattaaattcctggtggtTTTCTTTTGAGGATGCAATGTAGTGGGAGATCTTTGGACTCTTTCAACATCTATTTTATGCAATTGTGCAAGAATAACAGGGGAGttctcttggataatttcttgtactatGATGTCAAGGCTTCCCCCCCCCTCAAGATTTCTTGTAGACCAATAAATCTCAAAATGTCTCTTCCAGACCTGTTTTTAATGTCAGtaatcttttcaatgagatatttaacatttccttctatttttttcattcttttgattttgctttattaattcttgctgtcttatgagattattatcttctatttgctcaattgcagtctttaaagactgatttcaAGCTATGATCTTTAGATTTTCCTTTTGGGTTTAGTCTATCCTTTTCATgttttccagcaggtcaattctggtctctaatttgcttattacttcatttgttttctttaccTCTTGTTCTATGTGGGCAAATTTGTCTTttaatctcttattttctttttggatttctttcatttctttttcccacttttgttcccatttttcctatCTTTCTAACTTGGAACTTGAACtactttttgagttcctcaaaaGCTTGTGCACTATTTCCATGTTTTGAAATGTTTGGATGCATTTGCTTGTTTGTAAATCTCTGAATCTAcagtttgctctttttctccatagaaattatccagggtcaatttctttttctacttctccttattttttttctacttgttgATTAATTTTCATGCATGTTTGTagacattgctttcttagcttctgtctctcAGGACTTTGCCTTGGTAATATCTTTGAGGTGATTCTTTGTGTAGTGTACTTTAAACCATTTTAACCTCAGGCAATTTCCCTGATGCCTCTATTGTGGCAAATCTTGTTTCAGAACAATCTCTACACTCAGCTTCCTAGGTTCTCCTCTCTTCAGTCTTAGGTACCAAGTCTTGCTGCCAAGTCTTTGCACTGTCCTCAGGGATAAATATGAGGTCAGCCAGCCcatagaatttagagattgcccagCACTTGTTCTGACTCAGGCCTGGAAGGTAGTGAGGGGGAGTGGTGATCAGCTTAAGCTTTGATAAATGTAGTTTTACCACTTTATATCATGGAAATCCCCAAACACTCCCTTCCATTAAGGTTGCATCCCATGAGAGAGCACTgttactcatctgattttgattttggtACTTTTGAGACATTTTATAATAGGTTGAAAGAGATTAAGAAAGCTCTTGCTACACCATGGCCAGCTTAGCTCCCCTATATTGGTCTTTATCTATTTAACAAATGTCTCTTTTGTATATAGATCTAGTAGCAGATAAGCAGATAGCTATATCTGCATATGGGCAATGTGCCAAGAGTCCTACATCTAGAGCCAACAAAGTGATCTCTCTTTCTGAGCAATTGTTCAAACCCCTTTCACATCTGTGACTGAGAGCTTCAGAAACTTCTGCTGTTGATTCAGCTCCCTCCAAAGACTGTGGCTGAGGTGGGACCTGTGCTCCTTTGTGCTTGATGTCCACCTCAGTTCATTAGATTTTTGGTACCAGCCTTCAAAGTTGTTTGGggggaaatattatatatatatatatatatatatatatatatatatatatatatatatatatatatatatatatatatatatatatatatatatatatatatatatatatatatagctctgatttggaaaaagaaaatcaaacgaAGTTTCAAATCCTAAAAAGTACTTCATCAagttgaagaggaaatagaaaattctTAGTAATCTGCTTAAAAATAAGAACCTATGTATAAGACACTCCCAAGTATtcttgaaagaaatattttattattaatgatgtTAAGTTTTTTATGAGTTTATAATCATTTTCCCTCCTCATTGATATAAACtctatcaattttaaaataaatctctgggccaaaataaacaaagaaaaaattcaatttcAATAAAAAGCTTGAGAGAATTATGGTTTCTAGAGGAAAAATTGATCAATACCTTTATAAATCAAACAATAAAATCCAAATATCAATTTGTTAtactttatatgtataaataagcatatttacacacatatgtattcatagacacacacacatatatatacaaatatgtgttTCATGTTATATATTTCTGAtctgaaatttttaacatttttatctagaaaaaaaacaaaaaaaatcattatgtGCCTGATATTTCATACATGCTTCCTGGTCAAAGACAACCCCACAATTTTGTATTCTATTCCTAGACAAACAAATCTAGTCTTCACATTGATATGtcttatcatttaaaaataatctatattttatttcatgagtTTGAAACATTATTGTAGGAGTTGATAGACTTTGATTTACTCTAATTAAACAGTAATTTTGgaaacaaaaagttaaaaaattcatGCAATAGGACCTATAAGAAGTAATAATAGGCTCATAGATCCAAAATAAGAATTTCTTAGGAACTTATCTAGTGCAACCTGTAATTTAAGCTAGGTGGTACATGAGTCCTAGAGAAGTCAAAACCCCAGAGGTGTTAAAAACCAGAGTCTGAATTCAAACAGATTCCATGGCTCCAATTCAATATATTTTCCATAGtatcaagtgactcacccagataTAGAAGAGTAACATGTTTCTAATTCACTGTGTGTTAGAATAGACCTCTCTAAACATCAGTGCTTGAACCACTTGTTTTCTAagaaagattatcctatttgCTGATATGCATTGGTAGCTTCAGAGAGATAGACTAAAAGTTATATTTATCCACTGACGGTTTCTTCACCAATCTCTTGAGATTGTCAGGACATATTTGGATGGCTATTATTTGAAAGTCAAGTGCTACATTAAGTCGAAAACATTCAATGTCCATATGGGAGACTGAAAAGGCATAAATGAAAATGTCAGTAGATTATTCCTCCACTGATTTATGTTTAAATTAAGTGCTGATGAACAGGAGGCTCAGAGGGACAAATGAATGGAAAATCTTGGAGTCTATAAGCTTTATATTTATCTACCAAAATCTAGTAAGGGTCATTGATTTGAATATATGGTAATTAAAGAATAAACAATCAGAATGTTCATTGGAACCAACATAAAAAAGTAATTTCAGGAGATGTCATAtactaatatatacataaaatgtattatatgtttataaatatgtgcatatatacacaaaagTAAATGGATGTTTTCCTCTggaaagaaaatcctaaaagtggtcacaaagagtcaaacatgactgaaacatttgaaaacaagaaatgtgtttatcttttttttcatgtttaatgttaatggaaataaaattgaatgtttGAGGGAAGGGGATATgctttaaacttatattacaaaccacaaaatggagatgaaataatattttcaaaaaatgtattactttaaagagaaggaaaaaacaataatatagaCAACAGAAAACTTGATATTCATTACTGACCCCCTTCAATGAATAGTATATTagtattcatttcattttatgtcACACTGTCAAGTCAATTACCTTCCCTGCATATCAGGATTGTATTTCATAGAAActttttatcctaaaattacatttgaatatccagcctcttttcccttccataaaataacagaaataaattAATCCATGTGTTTTACATTTCCTTTCCCCCATATCGTTTGACACCATACCTTTCTCATGGCATTTTTCATCTCAGTATTTCTCAGAGTATAGATTAGAGGGTTGAACATTGGAGCAATGATAGTATAAAATAGAGCAAACACTTTATCCTCAGGGTAGGTGGTTGGAGGCCGAAGGTAGGAAAAAGTTGCAGgtacaaaaaacaaaatgacaacCATGAAATGAGATCCACAGGTAGAGAGagctttcctcctcccttcagcTGAATGTGTGCGAAGGGTCCATAATATAACAGCATAAGAAACAAATAATATCACAAAGACTCCCAAGGCAATTATCCCTGAACTGAGGACAACAAGAACACCAGTGATGGAGGTGTCAGTGCAGGCAATTTTCAATAAGGGGGAGATGTCACAGAAATAGTGATCAATTTCATTGGGGCCACAGAAGGCTAAATTAAGAGTCATGGACAGTTGAGGTAAGGAGTGGGCAGCCCCAACTGCCCAAGCAGCTAAAATAAGAAGGTTGCACTTCTTCCTGCTCATGATGACCATGTAATGGAGAGGTTTACAAATGGCAACATAGCGGTCCAAGGCCATTGCGGTCAGGATGAAGACCTCAATACTGCCAAAGAAGTGCATAGAGAAGACTTGGAACATACAATAGTCATAAGAGATGGTTTTTATCACAGTTAACGAATCTGCAATTAATTTTGGTGTAACAGTGGAAGTATAATAGATGTCCATAGAAGATAAGTGACTAAGGAAATAGTACATTGGTTGGTGGAAAAGATGACTACAACGAATAGAGATGAGGATTAAGAGGTTTCCCAAAATGAGACTAATAtaacagaataaaaagagaaagaaacaaaatatctgTATATTTTGGTCATAGGAAAGTCCAAAGAGAATGAATTGTGTAACATTGCCTTTAGCTTccatttcttgtttcttttggcaCATTATAATCAGGTTTAAGGTCTATAtctgaaatgagaagaaatattattttagtgCAGTTATATTCATATAACAAATCATTCACTTTCAAGAATTGTGattatttgcattatttttattaaaaatagtatCTCAAGAATGTTCAAAGGCAGGGAAATGGGTTTAAATAATATTCTTTGGGATCATACTGGGAagatgaaaagaatagaaaagacaaCTTTGGCATGCTATgataattatattcaaatatttagTGGACTCTCATGTGGAAAAGaatgtataacatatatacatatatatatgtacataaataggtacatattttttacatttgtatcTGCTTAATTAAATGAACTATTTTTCCTAAAAATTTTATCCATCAAAAAGTAAAACTAGATCCCTTGTAACATAATTTATTTCCCCTCATAACAAGTTTTCAAGTAAATACTATATATTCACAATCAAGATATATGATTGAAGGTAGTCTTCTCTAGGAATTACTTGAAGGTGGATAAAAGAGATTTCAAATGTAACTCTGATTTGGGatttgaatctttt
This DNA window, taken from Monodelphis domestica isolate mMonDom1 chromosome 6, mMonDom1.pri, whole genome shotgun sequence, encodes the following:
- the LOC100020136 gene encoding olfactory receptor 4P4-like, whose product is MEAKGNVTQFILFGLSYDQNIQIFCFFLFLFCYISLILGNLLILISIRCSHLFHQPMYYFLSHLSSMDIYYTSTVTPKLIADSLTVIKTISYDYCMFQVFSMHFFGSIEVFILTAMALDRYVAICKPLHYMVIMSRKKCNLLILAAWAVGAAHSLPQLSMTLNLAFCGPNEIDHYFCDISPLLKIACTDTSITGVLVVLSSGIIALGVFVILFVSYAVILWTLRTHSAEGRRKALSTCGSHFMVVILFFVPATFSYLRPPTTYPEDKVFALFYTIIAPMFNPLIYTLRNTEMKNAMRKVWCQTIWGKGNVKHMD